A part of Ziziphus jujuba cultivar Dongzao chromosome 8, ASM3175591v1 genomic DNA contains:
- the LOC125418170 gene encoding uncharacterized protein At3g49055, with protein sequence MAVALPGMAALGVGAGILAVVGAVKAAGLVSDAIGGVVELVGGAGRAIGEAVGGAAEAAVGVGRAIGEAVGGATEAAIGASQAIGEAVGGASRVVSEVATTVTGESIQKDDCEEKLSDCENRNRCLQLENKNCEIEKAICKARVKRLESAKEKSNVFLLKLSISLRLVKETLIRITYDFADEEKVEIYTKEIDELGVEFELEEELKAVSNELMAVTNIMKVAKLKVYEYKESRKKEKIKLENSVVSLTEEKKKINSLLKIALVEMDAAEMSLSRLNENIEQKRAAILQIVESGLQSVGFGSGENSLESSRTKVDTSGDSRECEEEVESLASTVERIMKNLNLKITQLRRSLEDSRSNNEHLQSLTKKQAQDIVENMLYIKELEDRERMLGQNVEGLMVKIKEAEAEVARWWEACELEIESGKHEIEQRDIVVAILTQELEKTKTDLDISNRKLNKKEELAAAAQATAEMSLQLADSTVTRLRERAEELSKQLEEAESRYRNRYKLRHICWPWQTLKLSTATMNNRVKNVKRMLSRCKKDAVKVNSATMNNKVKNVRRMLSNCKPWRALKLNTTTMNNRVKNVKRMLSN encoded by the exons ATGGCCGTGGCTCTTCCCGGGATGGCTGCCCTGGGTGTTGGCGCGGGCATTTTAGCGGTTGTTGGCGCTGTCAAGGCTGCTGGTTTGGTTTCCGATGCCATTGGTGGGGTTGTCGAGCTCGTTGGCGGAGCAGGCCGGGCCATTGGCGAGGCCGTTGGCGGGGCTGCCGAGGCCGCTGTCGGAGTTGGCCGGGCCATTGGCGAGGCTGTTGGTGGGGCTACCGAGGCCGCTATCGGAGCTAGCCAGGCCATTGGCGAGGCCGTTGGCGGGGCTAGCCGGGTCGTTTCCGAGGTTGCTACCACAGTCACGGGAGAGTCTATTCAAAAAGATGATTGTGAGGAAAAACTAAGCGATTGTGAGAACAGAAATAGGTGCTTGCAACTTGAGAACAAAAACTGTGAGATAGAAAAGGCAATTTGTAAAGCGAGAGTGAAAAGGTTGGAATCTGCAAAGGAAAAAAGCAATGTGTTTCTGCTAAAACTCTCGATATCGCTCCGTTTGGTGAAGGAGACATTGATTAGGATCACCTATGACTTTGCTGATGAAGAAAAGGTTGAAATTTATACAAAAGAGATAGATGAGTTGGGTGTAGAATTTGAATTGGAAGAAGAATTAAAGGCGGTTTCAAATGAGTTAATGGCAGTCACAAACATTATGAAAGTGGCTAAATTGAAAGTGTATGAGTATAAAGAATCAAGGAAGAAGGAAAAGATCAAATTGGAAAACAGTGTGGTGAGTTTGacagaagagaagaaaaagataaatagtTTGCTTAAGATTGCTTTGGTGGAAATGGATGCTGCAGAGATGAGCTTGAGTAGGTTGAATGAGAACATTGAGCAAAAAAGGGCGGCCATTTTACAGATTGTGGAAAGTGGGTTGCAGAGCGTTGGGTTTGGGAGTGGTGAGAATTCATTGGAGAGTTCAAGAACTAAGGTGGATACTTCTGGAGATAGTCGTGAGTGTGAAGAGGAGGTTGAAAGCCTG GCATCAACTGTGGAGAGGATAATGAAGAATTTAAACCTTAAAATCActcaattgaggagatctttgGAAGATTCTAG GTCAAATAATGAGCACCTACAGAGTCTCACAAAGAAACAAGCTCAAGATATTGTTGAAAACATGCTATATATTAAGGAATTGGAAGATAGAGAGAGGATGTTGGGTCAAAAT GTTGAGGGACTCATGGTGAAAATAAAAGAAGCTGAAGCAGAGGTTGCTAGATGGTGGGAAGCTTGTGAATTAGAAATTGAATCTGGGAAACATGAGATTGAACAACGTGACATAGTG GTTGCCATTCTCACCCAAGAACTAGAGAAAACAAAGACTGATTTGGACATATCAAATcgcaaattaaataaaaaagaagaacttGCAGCTGCTGCCCAGGCAACAGCAGAGATGTCCCTGCAACTGGCTGATAGCACAGTTACAAGACTCCGCGAGAGGGCAGAAGAGCTGTCAAAACAATTAGAAGAAGCAGAGAGCCGATATCGGAACAGATACAAGCTCAGACACATATGTTGGCCATGGCAAACACTCAAACTGAGTACTGCTACTATGAACAATAGAGTGAAGAATGTAAAAAGGATGCTGTCAAGATGCAAGAAGGATGCTGTCAAAGTAAATTCTGCTACTATGAACAATAAAGTGAAGAATGTAAGAAGGATGCTATCAAACTGCAAGCCTTGGAGAGCACTCAAACTGAATACTACTACTATGAACAATAGAGTGAAGAATGTAAAAAGGATGCTGTCAAACTGA
- the LOC132805096 gene encoding uncharacterized protein At3g49055-like → MAETLAGIASPSVGGATAGAVGGAVVEAIGGGGAGQEALIRITYNLVDKEKVEIYTKEKDELGVELEFEEELKAVSKELMAVTNIMKVAELKVYEYKETRKKEKIKLENSVKRAAILQIVENGLQSVGFGSGENSLETSGTKVDTSGDSSEREEEVVSLASTVERIIKNLNLKVTQLKRSFEESWSNTERLKSLTENQAQDIAEKMLYIKDLEDREKKLAQNVEGFMMKIKEAEVEVARWREACELEIEPGKHEIEQRDTVVAILTQELEKTKTDLDISNCKLNKKEELAAAAQATAEKSLQLADSIAAGLRERVEEMSKQLEEAESQYRNRYKLRHICWPWRTLELSTATMNNRVKNAKKMLSKCRPW, encoded by the exons ATGGCTGAGACTCTTGCCGGGATCGCTAGCCCGAGTGTTGGCGGGGCCACTGCAGGGGCCGTTGGCGGGGCTGTTGTCGAGGCCATTGGCGGGGGCGGGGCTGGCCAG GAGGCATTGATTAGGATCACCTATAACCTTGTTGATAAAGAAAAGGTTGAAATTTACACAAAAGAGAAAGATGAGTTGGGTGTAGAATTAGAATTCGAAGAAGAATTAAAGGCGGTGTCAAAGGAGTTAATGGCGGTCACAAACATCATGAAAGTGGCTGAATTGAAAGTGTATGAGTATAAAGAAACAAGGAAGAAGGAAAAGATCAAATTGGAGAATAGTGTG AAAAGGGCGGCCATTTTGCAGATTGTGGAAAATGGGTTACAGAGTGTTGGGTTTGGGAGTGGTGAGAATTCATTGGAGACTTCAGGAACTAAGGTGGATACTTCTGGTGATAGTAGTGAGCGTGAAGAGGAGGTTGTAAGCCTG GCATCAACTGTGGAGAGGATAATAAAGAATTTGAACCTTAAAGTCACTCAATTGAAGAGATCTTTTGAAGAATCCTG GTCAAACACTGAGCGCCTGAAGAGTCTTACAGAGAACCAAGCTCAAGATATTGCTGAAAAGATGCTATATATCAAGGACTTGGAAGATAGAGAGAAAAAGTTGGCTCAAAAT GTTGAGGGATTCatgatgaaaataaaagaagctGAAGTAGAGGTTGCTAGATGGAGAGAAGCTTGTGAATTAGAAATTGAACCTGGGAAACATGAGATTGAACAACGTGACACAGTG GTTGCCATTCTCACCCAAGAACTAGAGAAGACAAAGACTGATTTGGACATATCAAAttgcaaattaaataaaaaagaagaacttGCAGCTGCTGCCCAGGCAACAGCAGAGAAGTCCCTGCAACTGGCTGACAGCATAGCTGCAGGACTCCGTGAGCGCGTAGAAGAGATGTCAAAACAATTAGAAGAAGCGGAGAGCCAATACCGGAACAGATACAAGCTTAGACATATATGTTGGCCATGGCGAACACTCGAACTGAGTACTGCTACTATGAACAATAGAGTGAAGAATGCAAAAAAGATGCTATCAAAATGCAGGCCTTGGTGA
- the LOC107423346 gene encoding uncharacterized protein At3g49055-like has translation MAVTNLMEVAELKVNEYKESRKKEQSILKNSVVSLTEENRNINILLKIALVEMEAVEKSLSRLNENIDQKRVAILQIVESGLQRVGFGSGENSLESSEIKVDTSVDSSEREEEVVSLASTMVRIMKNLNLKITQLRRSLEESRSNNEHLQSLTEKQAQDIVENMLYIKELEDRERMLAQNVEGLMVKIKEAEAEVARWREACELEIESGKHEIEQRDIVLQTVALSGTNLS, from the exons ATGGCGGTCACAAACCTTATGGAAGTGGCTGAATTGAAAGTGAATGAGTATAAAGAATCAAGGAAGAAAGAACAGAGCATATTGAAGAACAGTGTGGTGAGTTTGACAGAAGAGAAtaggaatataaatattttgcttAAGATTGCTTTGGTGGAGATGGAGGCTGTAGAGAAGAGCTTGAGTAGGTTGAATGAGAATATTGACCAGAAAAGGGTGGCCATTTTGCAGATTGTGGAAAGTGGGTTGCAGAGAGTTGGGTTTGGGAGTGGTGAGAATTCATTGGAGAGTTCAGAAATTAAGGTGGATACTTCTGTTGATAGTAGTGAGCGTGAAGAGGAGGTTGTAAGCCTG GCATCAACTATGGTGAGGATAATGAAGAATTTAAACCTTAAAATCActcaattgaggagatctttgGAAGAATCTAG GTCAAATAATGAGCACCTGCAGAGTCTTACAGAGAAACAAGCTCAAGATATTGTCGAAAACATGCTATATATCAAGGAGTTAGAAGATAGAGAGAGGATGTTGGCTCAAAAT gTTGAGGGACTCATGGTGAAAATAAAAGAAGCTGAAGCAGAGGTTGCTAGATGGAGGGAAGCTTGTGAATTGGAAATTGAATCTGGGAAACATGAGATTGAACAACGTGATATAGTG CTACAAACAGTGGCTTTGTCGGGCACAAATTTATCATGA